A window from Peromyscus eremicus chromosome 1, PerEre_H2_v1, whole genome shotgun sequence encodes these proteins:
- the LOC131911522 gene encoding olfactory receptor 52A1-like produces MMSSVKPNNMSYLNPRTVILIGIPGLEHLQFWIGFPFFAVCLVALLGNIILLIIIPAERSLHQPMYIFLAVLAATDVGLCAAIAPKMLAIFWFRAYSMAFDACLAQLFFIHTLQCMESGILLAMAFDRYIAICDPLRHTSILTPSILVRMIVVVVIRAVVLVGLLPILIKRLHLFHSIRIDHSYCEHMAVVKLAADDVQVNKICGLFVGFSILGFDMIFILISYALIFQAVFHLQQKEARIKAFNTCTAHIFVFLEFYILAFFSFFSHRFGHVVPSTHILLSTIYLLLPPALNPIVYGVKNMVIRKRVAQIFLLNRGCQQ; encoded by the coding sequence ATGATGAGCTCAGTGAAACCCAACAACATGTCATATCTGAACCccagaactgtaattttgatcGGAATCCCTGGACTAGAGCATCTGCAGTTTTGGATTGGATTTCCATTCTTTGCAGTGTGTCTAGTGGCTCTtttgggaaatattattttattgatcATCATTCCAGCTGAGCGTAGCTTGCACCAGCCCATGTATATCTTTCTGGCTGTGCTGGCAGCCACAGATGTAGGACTCTGTGCAGCTATTGCCCCCAAAATGTTAGCCATCTTTTGGTTTCGAGCTTATTCCATGGCCTTTGATGCCTGCCTAGCCCAGCTCTTCTTCATCCACACTTTGCAGTGCATGGAGTCTGGTATTCTATTGGCAATGGCTTTTGATCGTTACATTGCCATCTGTGATCCTCTGAGGCACACATCCATCCTTACACCTTCAATTCTGGTTCGTATGATAGTGGTGGTGGTAATTCGAGCAGTAGTGCTAGTAGGTCTGTTACCAATTCTAATAAAAAGACTGCATCTTTTTCATTCCATTCGAATTGACCACTCTTATTGTGAACACATGGCTGTGGTGAAGCTTGCAGCAGATGATGTACAAGTCAATAAAATATGTGGCCTTTTTGTGGGGTTTAGCATTCTGGGATTTGATATGATTTTTATCCTCATATCTTATGCACTGATATTCCAGGCTGTTTTTCATCTTCAACAGAAGGAGGCACGGATCAAAGCCTTCAACACCTGCACagctcatatttttgtttttctagagttTTATATTCTagcctttttctcctttttcagcCACCGTTTTGGCCATGTTGTTCCTTCAACTCACATTCTTCTGTCTACCATctacctcctcctgcctcctgctctcAACCCTATTGTCTACGGTGTAAAAAACATGGTCATTCGTAAGAGGGTGGCGCAGATCTTCCTTCTAAATCGTGGATGTCAACAGTGA